Below is a genomic region from Aerosakkonema funiforme FACHB-1375.
CGTGCAAATACCCAGTTTCCACATCCAACAGTGTGTGAATCGGTAGCAATTCAAAATTATCAGGAATTAGAGGGGGAGGAAATCAAAGATTAACCGTGAATTTTTGATAATAATTAAATAATTTAATCATCAATTATTAGGCGAATAAATCTGCTATAATTGAGGAGTGAAAAATCAAATATTCCTCAGCTTATGACTCCCAATTCTCAAGAAAAAGCCTGTAAGCAATTCAATTTAGGAAAAGTTAAAGGCAAAGAAATCATCGCTAATTTTTCGGGAGGAAGAATTACTTCAAATGCCGGGATTATCTTAATAGCAGAATTAGACAAAAAGTTGAAAATTAGCCAGCGATTTTCCAAATGTTTTCAAGATTATAGAAATTCATCTTATATAGATTATTCGGTTGAGCAATTAGTCACTCAAAGAATTTATGGACTCGTATTAGGTTATGAAGATGTCAATGACCACGACAAATTACGTGATGATGCAGCTTTAGCCATAGCCCTAGAAAAACTTGACAAATTAGACTCAAATCAAAGAAGTTTGGCTGGAAAAAGTACAATTAATCGACTAGAGTATTGTCCCGAAACTATTCTCAATCAAGAAAATAGCCGTTATCATCGGATTGAACATGACCCGAAGAAGATCGAAAACCTGTTTGTTGACATCTTTTTACAGTCTTATCAAAAGCCTCCTTCTCATATTATTTTAGATATGGATGTCACAGACGATCGAGTACATGGCAATCAAGAGGGAGCTTTTTTCAATACTTATTATCAAGGAGTTTGTTACGCTCCATTATATATTTTTTGTGGGCATCATTTATTAGTAGCTAAGCTCCGTCCTTCTAATGTAGATCCGGCAGAAGGAGCATTAGAAGAATTACAAAGAGTGATTGGATTAATCAGAAAAGAATGGCCAACTACTCAGATTCTAGTGCGCGGCGATAGTGCTTATGCGCGAGAAGAAATCTTTAATTTCTGCGAAGAACAAGATGGCGTTGAATATGCGATAGCTATGGCAACTAATCGCCAATTAAAGTTAAGAGCTAACCAGACAATTGAGAAAGCTAAAAATGAATATTCTAGAAAACTTGAACCGATTGTTGAATTGATGGAAAGCCTTTTTGAGAAAAATGAAGATTTAGAAGTAGTCAGAACGTTAGTTCCTAGTTCAACTTGGTATCGTTCTTTATGTTATCAAACAGAAAAATCATGGAGTCGTCTTAGAAGAGTTGTGACGAAAGTTTGTTATGGGAGTGAAGGCTTAAAAATTCGTCATGTTGTTACTTCTTTACCTGCGGCCAAAATTACTCCATCAGAGCTTTATACAGATAAATATTGTCCGAGAGGAGAGATGGAAAATCGCCTGAAAGAACAACAATTAGATTTATTCGCTGACCGCACTTCAACTCAAACATTCCAAAGTAATCAATTAAGACTTTGGTTCTCATCAATAGCTTATGTTTTAATGCAAGCTTTTCGTCATCGTTGTTTATCTAAAACTTCTTTTTCTCAAGCAACCGTCGGCACAATTCGTCTGAATTTCCTGAAGTTGGGAGCGAGAATTACTGTGAGTGCTAGACGAATTTTAATGGCGATTACCAGTGCTTGCCCCTGTCAAGATATTTTGTCTATTGCTTACTTTAGAATTCAAGGAATTCAGGATACTGGTTGATTTTTTGACGGTAACTTGCTCAACTAAATAGCTCGTCAATGACTGACTATATATGCAGTCTATTTTCTGATGAGTAGTTTTTTGAATTAAGCTGATTTTACTGACGATTTAGTAACTGTTTGGTGATTTTAGATTACATTTTTCTCTAGCGACTGTTTCCATATCTCTTGTTTTTCAAAAAGTTCAACTTTTCATCCCCAAATTAGCTTTTCAAATCAGTTTGTGAGAAATGCGGGAATGCTGATTCCTTCGTTACCTTAACCCAGTGATTACAAAACAGCTAGAAACATAAAATGGCACAAAGTTGCCAAAACCGTGGTTGAATAGAGATATCCCAATCCCAGTTCGCCAGCAATAGGGAGAATCAGCCCCGATGCTGAGCTACGACCAGTTTGTTCAGTGGTGTCAAAACTTGGCGCTAACTGAACAGACAATCCAACAAATTGCTCACATCCGCAACTCGCCACCATCGCGGCGAGTCCACAGCCGTGCGGGAAACGTCAGCGGTCGCTACCCCAGCCGCAAAATGGGGTTAACCATCCAATTCGAGAGCCACCGCAACGAGCTAGCAGCCATCTATGAAATGGAATATGACTCATCAGTTCTCGAATACTACGACCAACCCCCGCCCTTCAAACTGCTTTACGAAGCCAAAAACGGTCGTCAAATCGGAGTCTTACATACCCCAGATTTCTTCGTCATCCGCATCCACACTTGTGGTTGGGAAGAATGGAAAACAGCAGAAGAATTAGAACGATTAGGGACACAAATGCCAAATCGCTATCAGAAACAACCAGACGGTAGCTGGCGATGTCCCCCAGGTGAAACACACGCCCAAAATTTCGGACTGTATTATCGCGTCCGTTCGGGAGCCGAAATTAACTGGAACCTACAACGCAATCTCTTATTCTTAGAAGACTACTTTCGCACAGACTCATATCCTCAAAACGAACAAACCACCCAAAAAATAACAGCACTAATATCAGCAATACCTGGCATAACATTAGCAGAACTTTTCAACCAAGGTATCAAACCAGATGACATATACGCACTAATCGCTAGCGAAAAAGTTTACGCCGATTTACAAATTGCCCCCTTAGCTTCTCAACCCGAAAGAATACAAATTTTCCCTGACATCCTCACCAGTAAAAATTTTCAACGCCACGAGAGAAAAACCCAATTAATCCAAACAGAAGAATTGCCCCTGCCCAAAGCATCTCTAACAGTCAACAATCATCTCAACGACATCCTAACTAGCGCTAGTGAGAAAGATTGTACAGAAGCAAATCGGCGCTATCAGATTATCGCCCCCTACTTACAAGGTTCAGCCCCCAGCTTTGAATCAGTACCAAAGCGAACATTTTATCGCTGGGTTAACCAATGGCGAAAAGCAGAAACCTTATATGGTTCAGGCTACATGGGTTTATTACCAAAAAGCCATCTCCGAGGAAACCGCCGAACTAAACTACCCCCAGCCACCGTGAACTTACTAGAAGAATTCATTGCTAATGATTACGAAACCCTCAAACAAAAAGGTAAACTAGCATCTTATAGCAGCTTCCAAAAAGCTTGTTCAGAACAAGGAATTTTAGCACCCAGCTATAAAACATTTGCCCTCGCCACACAATTGCGCCCACAACAAGAACAAATTACCAAACGCCAGGGACATCGCGCTGCATACAAGCACGAAACCTTCCACTGGGAATTAGAACTAACCACTCCCAGACATGGAGACAGACCCTTTGAAATTTGCCACATTGACCACACAGAACTAGATATTGAACTAATCAGTTCTCGTACATCTGTAAACCTCGGTCGCCCTTGGGCTACCTTTTTAACCGACGCTTATTCCCGCCGAATTTTAGCCATCTACCTCACCTTTGACCCACCCAGCTATCGCAGTTGCATGATGGTAATGCGTGAATGCGTTCGCCGTCATTCTCGCTTACCGCAGTCAGTAGTAGTAGATGGTGCAAAAGAATTCATGAGCGTATACTTTGAAAGACTCCTTGCAGCTTATGAATGCACCAAAAAAACCCGTCCTGCTGCTAAACCCAGGTTTGGTTCCGTCTGCGAACGGCTGTTCGGAACTGCCAACACTATGTTCATTCATAACCTTCAAGGAAACACTCAAATCACTCGTCAAAACCGCCAAGTTACGAAAGCAGTTAATCCTCGAAACCAAGCAGTTTGGACGCTCGGTAGTTTGTATCAAAACCTGTGCGATTGGGCTTATGAATTTTATGATAATAAAGAGCATCCTGCTTTAGGAAAAAGCCCGCGCATCGCTTATGAAGAAGGGTTAATCCTTTCAGGAAATCGCCCCCAAAAATTAATCTCTTACGACGAAACCTTCCGCATTCTTACCCTACCCACCACTACCAAAGGAACAGCCAAAGTTATCCCAAATCAAGGCGTAAAGATAAATCATATTTACTATTGGCACAATAGTTTCCGCAGTCGGACAGTCGAAAAAACCCAAGTACCTGTACGTTATGACCCCTTTGATGCCTCCTGTGCTTACGCTTATGTCAAGGGACAGTGGGTAAGCTGTATTTCGCAGCATTACAGCAGTTTTCACGGTCGTTCAGAAAGAGAAATTATAGCTGCTTCGGAGGAACTACGAAAACAGTACAAAAATCACTCCCAAAATTTTAGTATTAATGCCAAAGCGCTGGCAGAATTTTTAGCAAGTACACAAGCAACTGAAGCTGTCCTGTTGCAGCGCTTGCGGGATGCAGAAGCTAAAGATGTTTTATCAACTATGGAAACTTCTTTGCACAATCTAACCCCAGAAAGAGTACCCATTCCTACTCAATTACACAATGCCATCCCATTCAAAGCAGAAATAGATTATTCGGCAACTCCAGATACATCTAGTGATTCAGAAATTCAACCTTACGATGAGTTTTGGTAATGACAACTCTACCCCGGTTTCCTCGTGAACTTTTACAAGCATCCAAATCAGAAAG
It encodes:
- a CDS encoding IS1380 family transposase, with protein sequence MTPNSQEKACKQFNLGKVKGKEIIANFSGGRITSNAGIILIAELDKKLKISQRFSKCFQDYRNSSYIDYSVEQLVTQRIYGLVLGYEDVNDHDKLRDDAALAIALEKLDKLDSNQRSLAGKSTINRLEYCPETILNQENSRYHRIEHDPKKIENLFVDIFLQSYQKPPSHIILDMDVTDDRVHGNQEGAFFNTYYQGVCYAPLYIFCGHHLLVAKLRPSNVDPAEGALEELQRVIGLIRKEWPTTQILVRGDSAYAREEIFNFCEEQDGVEYAIAMATNRQLKLRANQTIEKAKNEYSRKLEPIVELMESLFEKNEDLEVVRTLVPSSTWYRSLCYQTEKSWSRLRRVVTKVCYGSEGLKIRHVVTSLPAAKITPSELYTDKYCPRGEMENRLKEQQLDLFADRTSTQTFQSNQLRLWFSSIAYVLMQAFRHRCLSKTSFSQATVGTIRLNFLKLGARITVSARRILMAITSACPCQDILSIAYFRIQGIQDTG
- a CDS encoding Mu transposase C-terminal domain-containing protein, producing MLSYDQFVQWCQNLALTEQTIQQIAHIRNSPPSRRVHSRAGNVSGRYPSRKMGLTIQFESHRNELAAIYEMEYDSSVLEYYDQPPPFKLLYEAKNGRQIGVLHTPDFFVIRIHTCGWEEWKTAEELERLGTQMPNRYQKQPDGSWRCPPGETHAQNFGLYYRVRSGAEINWNLQRNLLFLEDYFRTDSYPQNEQTTQKITALISAIPGITLAELFNQGIKPDDIYALIASEKVYADLQIAPLASQPERIQIFPDILTSKNFQRHERKTQLIQTEELPLPKASLTVNNHLNDILTSASEKDCTEANRRYQIIAPYLQGSAPSFESVPKRTFYRWVNQWRKAETLYGSGYMGLLPKSHLRGNRRTKLPPATVNLLEEFIANDYETLKQKGKLASYSSFQKACSEQGILAPSYKTFALATQLRPQQEQITKRQGHRAAYKHETFHWELELTTPRHGDRPFEICHIDHTELDIELISSRTSVNLGRPWATFLTDAYSRRILAIYLTFDPPSYRSCMMVMRECVRRHSRLPQSVVVDGAKEFMSVYFERLLAAYECTKKTRPAAKPRFGSVCERLFGTANTMFIHNLQGNTQITRQNRQVTKAVNPRNQAVWTLGSLYQNLCDWAYEFYDNKEHPALGKSPRIAYEEGLILSGNRPQKLISYDETFRILTLPTTTKGTAKVIPNQGVKINHIYYWHNSFRSRTVEKTQVPVRYDPFDASCAYAYVKGQWVSCISQHYSSFHGRSEREIIAASEELRKQYKNHSQNFSINAKALAEFLASTQATEAVLLQRLRDAEAKDVLSTMETSLHNLTPERVPIPTQLHNAIPFKAEIDYSATPDTSSDSEIQPYDEFW